Proteins encoded in a region of the Streptomyces sp. PCS3-D2 genome:
- a CDS encoding TetR family transcriptional regulator yields the protein MSQPAKTSPRASSAPDAPESAAGTRAAAQRLKMRRELAAAAMELFATKGYEATTVDEIAATAGVARRTFFRHFRSKEEAIFPDHDDTLIRAEAVLDVAPAHEHPLDTVCRGIKEVMKMYAASPAVSVERYRLTREVPALREREIASVARYERLFTRYLLAHFDETDHHDGNDDPLLAEVAASAVVTAHNHVLRRWLRAGGQGDVEAQLDHAFSIVRKTFGTGIGAGRTLSPAAPSAPAAVRTEGEVLVAVARTDAPLDEVMRTIEEALRAR from the coding sequence ATGTCCCAGCCCGCCAAGACCTCGCCCCGCGCCTCCTCGGCCCCCGACGCCCCGGAGAGCGCGGCCGGCACCCGGGCTGCCGCCCAGCGGCTCAAAATGCGCCGCGAGCTCGCCGCCGCGGCCATGGAGCTGTTCGCGACCAAGGGGTACGAGGCGACGACGGTCGACGAGATCGCCGCGACGGCCGGGGTCGCGCGGCGGACCTTCTTCCGGCACTTCCGGTCGAAGGAAGAGGCGATCTTCCCGGACCACGACGACACCCTGATCCGCGCCGAGGCGGTCCTCGACGTGGCCCCGGCGCACGAGCACCCGCTCGACACCGTGTGCCGCGGGATCAAGGAAGTCATGAAGATGTACGCCGCCTCGCCCGCGGTGTCGGTGGAGCGCTACCGGCTGACGCGGGAGGTGCCGGCGCTGCGGGAGCGGGAGATCGCCTCCGTGGCCCGGTACGAGCGGCTCTTCACCCGCTACCTGCTGGCGCACTTCGACGAGACCGACCATCACGACGGCAACGACGATCCGCTGCTGGCCGAGGTGGCCGCCTCGGCCGTGGTCACGGCCCACAACCACGTGCTGCGGCGCTGGCTGCGGGCCGGGGGCCAGGGCGACGTGGAGGCGCAGCTGGACCACGCCTTCTCGATCGTGCGCAAGACCTTCGGCACGGGGATCGGCGCGGGCCGCACCCTGAGCCCGGCGGCGCCCTCCGCGCCGGCGGCCGTCCGCACGGAGGGCGAGGTGCTGGTGGCGGTGGCCCGGACCGACGCACCCCTGGACGAGGTCATGCGGACCATCGAAGAAGCACTGCGCGCGAGGTAG